One Kaistella polysaccharea DNA segment encodes these proteins:
- a CDS encoding isoaspartyl peptidase/L-asparaginase, translated as MKIIIHGGFFSESEQSHKVKVAKQNSLKAIAKRSFEYLEKHSAAETVVFAVKLLEDNELYNAGTGSQIQSDGKIRMSASLMNGETQKFSGVINIQNVKNPIEVAEVLMKEDDRVLGDNGAKIYAKKNGFSDYSTETVQRRKEFEEKAKSGGKGTVGCVALDQNGHLAAATSTGGKGFELEGRISDSATVAGNFANQFCGVSCTGVGEDIVSNATAAKIVIRVTDGMKIEEAFRKTFSELKEIDGFAGAISIDHQGNIFHQNSHPTMVFASFDGKNFGVFE; from the coding sequence ATGAAAATAATTATCCACGGCGGATTTTTTTCCGAGAGTGAGCAAAGTCACAAAGTAAAAGTCGCAAAACAAAATTCTCTAAAAGCTATTGCTAAAAGATCTTTTGAATATTTAGAAAAACACAGCGCTGCCGAAACCGTAGTTTTTGCAGTGAAACTTTTAGAAGATAATGAATTGTATAACGCTGGAACCGGCTCCCAAATTCAAAGTGACGGAAAAATTAGAATGAGCGCTTCTCTTATGAATGGAGAAACGCAAAAGTTTTCTGGCGTAATTAACATTCAAAATGTTAAAAATCCTATCGAAGTTGCAGAGGTTTTGATGAAGGAAGATGATCGCGTTTTGGGCGACAACGGGGCAAAAATTTATGCAAAAAAGAACGGGTTTTCTGATTATTCTACCGAAACAGTTCAAAGACGAAAAGAATTTGAAGAAAAAGCAAAATCTGGTGGAAAAGGCACAGTAGGCTGCGTGGCGCTGGATCAAAATGGTCATCTTGCCGCCGCAACATCAACAGGTGGGAAAGGTTTTGAACTGGAAGGGCGGATTTCTGACTCTGCGACGGTAGCAGGTAATTTTGCCAATCAATTCTGTGGAGTAAGTTGCACAGGCGTTGGCGAAGATATTGTAAGCAATGCAACTGCAGCTAAAATTGTAATTCGTGTCACTGATGGAATGAAGATCGAGGAAGCTTTTCGTAAAACCTTCTCAGAATTAAAAGAAATCGATGGTTTTGCAGGTGCAATTTCAATCGATCACCAAGGAAATATATTTCATCAGAATTCCCATCCGACAATGGTTTTTGCTAGTTTTGACGGAAAGAACTTCGGAGTATTTGAATAA
- the ppdK gene encoding pyruvate, phosphate dikinase: MVTQAKKDQKHVYFFGGREADGNESMKNLLGGKGANLAEMAGHPKLKLPVPPGFTITTEVCTYYYQHDRTYPKKLDKQIHDAVSKVEKLMGKKFGDVKDPLLLSVRSGARKSMPGMMDTVLNIGLNDETVKGLIKVTGDERFAYDAYRRLVMMYADVVIEKAGGMEPAKGVGIRRIMDEKLSQLKKEKGVELDTEIEAKDLKKLVKEFKDLTKKHLKQDFPEDPWDQLMGGIGAVFASWNGKRAIEYRKIERIPDEWGTAVNVQAMVFGNMGEGSCTGVAFTRNPGNGDNHFYGEYLVNAQGEDVVAGIRTPAPINNSSKNDHSKKLITLEKLMPSQFKELDEIQKRLEGHYKDMQDIEFTIEKGKLYMLQCRGGKRNGVAAVKMATDMFKEKLIDADTAVMRVAPNQLVELLLPMFDPMEELKHKPIAKGLPAGPGAAVGRLVFESSDAVEWASRGEKVILVREETSPEDVDGMHKSQAIITSKGGMTSHAALVARGWGKCCIVGCSELDIREHEKMLITKEGKKFYEGDWVSLNGTKGVMYEGVLELIATDLNENKSYQTLMKLVSKAKVLGVRTNADNPKDAMQAAYFGAEGIGLFRTEHMFYGEGSEKPLFLLRKMIMSDSLKERKSALDELFKYVKKDIKATLEVMDGNPVTVRLLDPPLHEFVPHDKEKLTALGKELGVSMSILNRRILALHENNPMLGHRGVRLGVTYPEITEMQVRAILEAAGELIKDGKHAMPEIMVPVTMGKHELRHQKAIVDRVYEETLKKLKLKKIDYLYGTMIEIPRAALKADSMAEEADFFSFGTNDLTQMSFGFSRDDIGGFLPQYLDLKLLPDDPFVTIDQSGVGELIKIGVERGRKTKPNLKVGICGEHGGDAESVKYCHRLGMNYVSCSPYRVPIARLAAAQAAIEDKV; this comes from the coding sequence ATGGTAACTCAAGCAAAAAAAGACCAAAAACATGTTTATTTCTTTGGTGGCAGAGAAGCAGATGGAAATGAATCCATGAAAAATTTACTAGGCGGTAAAGGAGCTAACTTGGCAGAAATGGCCGGCCATCCTAAACTAAAACTTCCGGTACCACCAGGCTTTACAATAACTACCGAAGTTTGTACCTATTATTATCAGCATGACAGAACATATCCTAAAAAATTAGATAAGCAGATTCATGACGCGGTATCTAAAGTTGAGAAATTGATGGGCAAAAAATTTGGAGATGTTAAAGATCCACTTTTGCTCTCTGTACGTTCCGGAGCCAGAAAATCAATGCCAGGTATGATGGATACTGTTTTAAATATTGGTTTAAATGACGAAACGGTAAAGGGTTTAATTAAAGTCACAGGTGACGAGCGTTTCGCTTATGATGCGTATCGCCGATTGGTGATGATGTATGCAGATGTTGTGATTGAAAAAGCTGGAGGAATGGAACCGGCAAAAGGAGTTGGTATTCGCCGTATTATGGATGAAAAACTTTCACAGCTGAAAAAAGAAAAAGGTGTAGAACTCGATACAGAAATTGAAGCCAAAGATTTAAAAAAGTTGGTAAAAGAGTTTAAAGATCTTACCAAAAAACATCTAAAACAAGATTTTCCAGAAGATCCTTGGGATCAGTTGATGGGTGGTATTGGAGCGGTATTCGCCTCTTGGAACGGTAAACGGGCTATTGAATATAGAAAAATCGAAAGAATTCCTGATGAGTGGGGAACTGCCGTAAACGTTCAGGCAATGGTTTTCGGTAATATGGGCGAAGGTTCTTGTACAGGCGTTGCGTTTACCAGAAATCCTGGAAACGGAGATAATCACTTTTATGGTGAATATTTAGTAAATGCACAGGGTGAAGATGTGGTTGCAGGAATTAGAACTCCAGCACCGATTAACAATTCTTCAAAAAATGACCACAGTAAAAAATTAATCACATTAGAGAAATTAATGCCATCTCAGTTTAAAGAGCTTGATGAAATTCAAAAACGATTAGAAGGTCATTATAAAGACATGCAGGATATAGAATTTACCATTGAGAAAGGTAAATTGTACATGTTACAGTGCCGAGGCGGAAAAAGAAATGGAGTTGCCGCAGTGAAAATGGCAACGGATATGTTTAAAGAAAAACTAATTGATGCCGATACTGCCGTCATGAGAGTTGCTCCAAATCAGTTGGTTGAATTATTATTACCCATGTTCGACCCAATGGAAGAACTAAAACACAAACCTATTGCAAAAGGACTTCCGGCAGGACCTGGTGCAGCAGTCGGTAGATTGGTATTCGAGTCATCAGATGCTGTAGAGTGGGCTTCTAGAGGTGAAAAAGTAATTCTTGTCCGCGAAGAAACTTCTCCTGAAGATGTTGATGGTATGCACAAATCGCAGGCAATTATCACATCGAAAGGTGGAATGACTTCTCATGCGGCTTTGGTCGCAAGAGGTTGGGGAAAATGCTGTATCGTTGGTTGTAGTGAACTCGACATTCGGGAGCATGAAAAAATGCTCATTACAAAAGAGGGTAAAAAATTCTACGAAGGTGATTGGGTAAGTTTAAACGGAACAAAAGGCGTAATGTATGAAGGTGTTCTGGAGTTAATAGCCACCGACCTTAATGAAAATAAATCTTATCAAACCCTGATGAAATTGGTGAGTAAAGCCAAAGTATTAGGAGTGAGAACAAATGCAGATAATCCGAAAGATGCCATGCAGGCTGCCTATTTTGGTGCAGAAGGAATTGGTTTATTTAGAACAGAACATATGTTCTACGGCGAGGGAAGCGAAAAACCACTTTTCCTGTTGAGAAAAATGATCATGAGCGATTCTTTGAAAGAAAGAAAATCTGCTCTTGATGAATTGTTTAAATATGTTAAAAAAGATATTAAAGCAACTTTAGAGGTGATGGATGGCAATCCTGTAACGGTGAGATTGTTAGATCCACCTTTACATGAATTTGTGCCACATGACAAAGAAAAATTAACGGCTTTAGGAAAAGAGCTTGGAGTAAGCATGAGCATCCTCAACAGACGTATTCTTGCACTTCATGAAAACAATCCAATGTTGGGTCACCGTGGTGTTCGCTTAGGAGTAACTTATCCAGAAATTACAGAAATGCAGGTGAGAGCTATTTTAGAAGCTGCCGGCGAACTGATTAAAGATGGTAAACATGCCATGCCGGAAATAATGGTCCCTGTAACCATGGGTAAACACGAATTACGTCATCAAAAAGCGATAGTTGATCGCGTGTATGAGGAAACTTTGAAAAAATTGAAACTTAAAAAAATCGATTATCTCTACGGAACGATGATTGAAATTCCAAGAGCTGCGCTAAAAGCAGATTCTATGGCAGAAGAAGCAGATTTCTTTAGTTTTGGTACGAATGACCTGACCCAAATGTCTTTCGGTTTTTCTCGAGACGATATCGGAGGTTTCTTGCCACAATATCTTGACCTGAAATTATTACCAGATGATCCATTTGTAACCATTGACCAGAGTGGAGTTGGGGAGTTAATCAAAATTGGTGTGGAAAGAGGCCGTAAAACAAAACCAAATTTAAAAGTAGGTATTTGCGGTGAACACGGTGGAGATGCAGAATCAGTGAAATATTGCCACCGATTAGGAATGAATTACGTAAGCTGTTCTCCTTATCGCGTTCCGATCGCAAGATTGGCAGCGGCGCAAGCAGCGATAGAAGATAAAGTTTAA
- a CDS encoding 3-oxoacyl-ACP synthase III family protein, translating to MIKSSIKGIGHYVPENIVTNDDLSKLMTTNDEWITERTGIKERHHRKNRNDSEETTAYLGFKAAESALKMANLEAKDLDFIVFATLSPDYYFPGCGVLLQEMLGCDTIGALDVRNQCSGFVYAMSVANAFIKAGQYKNILVVGAEIHSFGLDFSDAGRGVSVIFGDGAGAIILSASEDEKSGDILSTNMHSEGKHAEELCTKFPGSKFGWSDRMRLEPENVTDEEIYPIMNGNFVFKHAVTRFPETMNEALEKAGKTPEDLDMFIPHQANLRIAQFVQQRFGLPDEKVYNNIQRFGNTTAASIPIALSEAIQNGKINRGDLVLLSAFGSGFTWGSVLFEY from the coding sequence ATGATTAAAAGTTCCATAAAAGGGATCGGTCATTACGTTCCCGAAAATATAGTTACGAATGATGATCTGTCTAAATTAATGACGACAAATGATGAGTGGATTACCGAACGTACCGGAATCAAAGAGCGTCATCACCGTAAAAACAGAAATGATTCAGAAGAAACAACTGCTTATCTTGGTTTTAAAGCTGCAGAATCTGCTCTTAAAATGGCAAATTTAGAGGCAAAAGATCTCGATTTTATAGTTTTCGCTACGTTGTCACCAGATTATTATTTTCCGGGCTGTGGCGTCCTTCTTCAGGAGATGTTAGGGTGCGATACAATTGGTGCGCTGGATGTTAGAAATCAATGTTCTGGTTTTGTATATGCTATGAGTGTTGCAAATGCCTTTATTAAAGCCGGTCAGTATAAAAATATTTTAGTTGTTGGCGCTGAAATTCATTCTTTTGGACTCGATTTTTCTGATGCTGGACGTGGCGTTTCCGTAATCTTTGGTGATGGTGCAGGTGCCATCATTTTATCTGCCTCAGAAGATGAGAAAAGCGGTGATATTTTAAGTACAAATATGCATTCTGAAGGAAAACATGCTGAAGAATTATGTACGAAATTTCCCGGCTCTAAATTTGGGTGGAGCGATCGGATGCGTTTAGAACCTGAAAATGTGACAGATGAAGAAATATACCCGATCATGAACGGAAATTTTGTTTTTAAACATGCGGTGACGCGTTTTCCTGAAACCATGAATGAAGCCTTAGAAAAGGCAGGAAAAACTCCAGAGGACTTAGACATGTTTATTCCACATCAAGCCAATTTAAGAATAGCACAATTCGTACAGCAACGATTCGGTTTACCCGATGAAAAAGTTTATAATAATATTCAGCGTTTTGGCAATACCACAGCGGCTTCTATCCCAATTGCGTTGAGCGAAGCGATTCAAAACGGAAAAATTAACCGCGGAGATCTCGTCTTACTTTCAGCTTTCGGTAGTGGATTCACCTGGGGATCTGTCTTATTTGAGTATTAA
- a CDS encoding CorA family divalent cation transporter, which translates to MPIEILFKNTNCEWIDVESPTEDDLAYLHERYQINTLLLEDTIDANHLPKFEQDGNINFFLMRENTQSERFNLNTISDVSTKLGIFLMDKVIITIHRLNNRSIYEFKKEILLPQNEDITRDRIALNLALKVLKSYDDESKNLMEIMDQIESEIFLKTTNHSNHIRRLYRLKRKSGLNSRILNISTVWVEKFKMLDLDDSPVTDLKDKHKDVIGDFDHLNVQVASLISMFLAMSDQKANQVMKVLAIYSMYFFPITFIAGIYGMNFHFMPELSLKYGYYITLGIMGIISLITFVYVRKKGW; encoded by the coding sequence ATGCCAATTGAAATTCTTTTTAAAAACACCAACTGTGAGTGGATCGACGTAGAAAGCCCGACTGAAGATGACCTCGCTTATCTGCATGAAAGATATCAAATTAACACGCTATTGCTAGAAGATACGATTGATGCGAATCACCTGCCAAAATTTGAACAGGATGGAAATATTAATTTTTTCCTCATGCGAGAAAATACGCAGTCGGAAAGATTCAATTTGAATACAATCAGTGATGTGTCGACCAAACTCGGTATATTTTTGATGGATAAAGTGATCATCACCATTCACCGTTTGAACAACAGAAGCATTTATGAATTTAAAAAGGAAATTCTGCTGCCACAAAATGAAGATATTACAAGAGACCGAATCGCGTTGAACCTGGCATTAAAAGTCCTTAAATCTTATGATGATGAATCTAAAAATCTGATGGAAATAATGGACCAGATTGAAAGTGAAATATTTTTAAAAACCACCAATCATTCTAACCATATCCGCCGGCTTTACCGACTTAAAAGGAAATCCGGTCTTAACTCCAGAATCCTTAATATATCTACAGTTTGGGTTGAGAAATTTAAAATGCTGGACCTCGATGATTCACCGGTGACGGATCTTAAAGACAAACATAAGGATGTCATCGGAGATTTTGATCATCTTAATGTTCAGGTTGCCAGTTTAATCTCAATGTTTCTAGCGATGAGTGACCAGAAGGCCAATCAAGTGATGAAAGTTCTAGCGATTTACTCCATGTACTTTTTCCCGATTACTTTTATCGCGGGAATTTACGGAATGAATTTCCATTTTATGCCGGAGCTCAGTCTAAAATATGGCTATTACATAACTTTAGGTATCATGGGCATCATTTCGCTTATCACCTTTGTTTATGTGCGAAAGAAAGGTTGGTAA
- a CDS encoding sodium-translocating pyrophosphatase, with translation MNLFILVPLFGIVALIYTFIQSSWVQKQNAGNDRMKEISGHIADGAMAFLKAEYKIMLYFVVIVAVLLALMGASNQNSHWSIGLSFVFGAILSALAGFIGMRIATKANVRTAEAAKTSLAKALKVSFTGGSVMGMGVAGLAVLGLGGLYIILKQIFAPGAGVDSVEMERTIEILTGFSLGAESIALFARVGGGIYTKAADVGADLVGKVEAGIPEDDPRNPATIADNVGDNVGDVAGMGADLFGSYVATVLATMVLGRETFSDDAFGGFAPILLPMLIAGTGIIYSMIGTLFVKIGENTELDTAPVQNALNLGNWGSIVLTAISSYFLVNYLMPETMSLRDHEFTKMGVFGAIMVGLLVGTLMSIITEYYTAMGKRPVKSIIKQSSTGHATNIIGGLAVGMESTFLPILVLAGGIYGSYLCAGLYGVAIAAAGMMATTAMQLAIDAFGPIADNAGGIAEMSELPKEVREKTDILDAVGNTTAATGKGFAIASAALTALALFAAFVGIAGIDGIDIYRADVLAGLFVGAMIPFIFSSLAIKAVGEAAMAMVEEVRRQFREIPGILEGKAVPEYEKCVAISTDASIRKMLLPGAIALISPLLVGFIFGPEVLGGFLAGATVSGVLMGMFQNNAGGAWDNAKKSFEKGVDINGKMHYKGSEPHKASVTGDTVGDPFKDTSGPSMNILIKLMSIVSLVIAPTLAILHKDKIESNRAAKLESLQRMSGVSVKPAVVEGMNAGVPAAVVSGSLNDEGDYVYDTGDIQEIKLSNKSIAVGENSQLYAFYNGLKLEDKSLLVPDRWYTIENLFFQSGSSNLKPGAEEQLSNLAEILNAFPNSKIKLGGYTDNTGNEDTNMKLSNLRAQSAKLKLLEMGIAADRIEAEGYGSQFPVCEGNDTDECKAQNRRIDVRVLSF, from the coding sequence ATGAATTTATTTATTTTGGTACCACTTTTCGGTATTGTGGCTTTAATCTACACCTTTATTCAAAGTTCGTGGGTGCAGAAGCAAAATGCAGGAAATGACCGCATGAAGGAAATCAGTGGTCATATCGCTGATGGCGCTATGGCTTTCCTGAAAGCGGAGTACAAAATCATGCTTTACTTCGTGGTGATTGTAGCAGTTTTACTTGCTTTAATGGGAGCTTCGAATCAAAATTCACACTGGTCCATTGGTTTATCATTTGTCTTCGGTGCTATTCTTTCTGCTTTGGCAGGATTTATCGGAATGCGTATCGCTACAAAAGCCAATGTAAGAACAGCAGAAGCAGCAAAAACTTCACTCGCGAAAGCATTGAAAGTTTCTTTTACCGGAGGTTCTGTCATGGGAATGGGTGTTGCTGGTTTGGCCGTTTTAGGATTGGGTGGACTCTATATAATTCTTAAACAAATTTTTGCACCAGGCGCTGGAGTAGATTCTGTTGAAATGGAGAGAACCATCGAAATTCTAACTGGATTTTCCTTAGGCGCAGAATCGATTGCCCTTTTTGCCCGAGTTGGAGGCGGAATTTATACCAAAGCTGCAGATGTTGGTGCTGACTTAGTTGGGAAAGTAGAAGCTGGAATTCCAGAAGATGATCCACGTAATCCAGCGACTATTGCGGATAACGTAGGGGATAATGTTGGAGATGTTGCCGGGATGGGAGCCGATTTATTTGGTTCATATGTAGCCACAGTTCTGGCAACCATGGTTTTGGGTCGTGAAACTTTTTCAGATGATGCTTTTGGTGGATTTGCACCGATTCTTTTACCGATGTTAATTGCAGGTACAGGAATTATATATTCTATGATTGGCACTTTATTCGTTAAAATTGGAGAAAATACAGAATTAGATACCGCTCCTGTGCAGAATGCTCTAAACTTAGGTAACTGGGGAAGTATAGTTCTAACGGCGATATCATCTTATTTCTTGGTGAATTATTTAATGCCAGAAACCATGTCACTTCGTGATCATGAGTTTACTAAAATGGGTGTTTTTGGTGCAATTATGGTGGGTCTTTTGGTTGGTACTCTAATGAGTATAATCACGGAATATTATACTGCGATGGGAAAAAGACCTGTTAAAAGTATTATCAAACAATCATCTACTGGTCACGCAACGAACATTATTGGTGGTCTGGCAGTGGGTATGGAATCTACATTTCTACCGATCTTAGTTCTTGCTGGTGGTATTTATGGTTCTTATTTATGTGCTGGTTTGTATGGAGTAGCAATCGCTGCTGCCGGAATGATGGCAACTACTGCAATGCAGCTTGCTATCGACGCATTTGGGCCCATTGCCGATAATGCTGGTGGAATTGCTGAAATGAGTGAATTGCCAAAAGAAGTTCGTGAAAAAACAGATATTTTAGATGCGGTCGGAAATACAACCGCAGCTACAGGAAAAGGGTTTGCTATTGCTTCTGCAGCTTTGACAGCTCTAGCTTTATTTGCAGCATTTGTAGGTATTGCAGGAATTGACGGAATTGACATTTACCGCGCTGATGTTTTAGCCGGATTATTTGTAGGAGCGATGATTCCTTTTATATTCTCTTCCCTAGCGATCAAAGCAGTAGGAGAAGCGGCAATGGCCATGGTTGAAGAAGTTCGTCGTCAGTTCCGGGAAATTCCTGGTATTTTAGAAGGAAAAGCAGTACCAGAATATGAAAAATGTGTCGCCATTTCAACCGATGCTTCGATTAGAAAAATGCTTTTACCAGGTGCAATTGCTTTAATATCTCCATTATTGGTCGGATTTATTTTTGGCCCAGAAGTATTAGGTGGATTTTTAGCAGGAGCAACTGTTTCCGGTGTTTTAATGGGAATGTTTCAAAACAATGCCGGTGGAGCTTGGGATAACGCTAAAAAATCATTTGAAAAAGGGGTTGACATTAATGGAAAAATGCATTACAAAGGTTCCGAACCGCACAAAGCTTCCGTTACTGGTGATACAGTGGGCGATCCATTTAAAGATACTTCAGGTCCATCGATGAATATTTTAATTAAATTGATGTCAATTGTTTCTTTGGTAATTGCACCAACATTGGCAATTCTACATAAAGATAAAATTGAAAGCAACAGAGCCGCGAAGTTAGAATCACTTCAGAGAATGTCTGGAGTTTCTGTAAAACCTGCAGTTGTTGAAGGAATGAATGCAGGAGTGCCAGCGGCAGTAGTAAGCGGAAGTTTGAATGATGAAGGTGATTATGTTTATGACACTGGGGATATTCAGGAAATAAAATTATCAAACAAATCGATTGCAGTTGGTGAAAACAGTCAACTCTACGCGTTTTATAATGGATTAAAGTTAGAAGATAAATCATTGTTGGTTCCAGATCGTTGGTACACTATTGAAAATTTATTTTTCCAAAGTGGCAGCAGTAATTTAAAACCAGGTGCTGAAGAGCAGTTGAGCAACTTGGCAGAAATTTTAAATGCTTTTCCGAATTCTAAAATAAAACTCGGCGGTTATACTGATAATACAGGAAATGAAGATACAAATATGAAATTGTCTAATCTTCGCGCACAATCAGCAAAATTAAAATTGTTGGAAATGGGTATCGCAGCAGATCGAATTGAAGCTGAAGGGTATGGCTCTCAGTTCCCGGTTTGTGAAGGTAATGATACTGATGAATGTAAAGCCCAAAACCGACGAATTGATGTTCGAGTTCTGAGTTTCTAA
- a CDS encoding inorganic pyrophosphatase, whose protein sequence is MIPNFKAHPWHGIPVGEEAPNVVNVFVEIVPSDTIKYEVDKQSGYLKVDRPQQFSNIIPALYGFVPRTYCHDEVLQLAIDSGATDVNTGDLDPLDICVLSSHNIHAGGLLMEAIPIGGFKMIDKGEADDKIVAVMKGDHAFGHFRDITELPQAEVKRLMHYFLTYKNLPDEPAKCRIQEVYGAEHAKKVIIASQKDYANKFGG, encoded by the coding sequence ATGATACCTAATTTTAAAGCACATCCGTGGCACGGGATTCCTGTGGGCGAAGAAGCTCCAAATGTTGTAAATGTATTTGTGGAAATTGTTCCAAGTGATACCATTAAATATGAAGTTGATAAACAAAGTGGCTATCTAAAAGTTGATAGACCGCAACAATTCTCTAATATTATTCCTGCTTTATACGGGTTTGTTCCAAGAACTTATTGTCATGATGAAGTCCTTCAGTTGGCGATCGATAGTGGAGCAACTGATGTTAATACAGGTGATTTAGATCCACTTGATATCTGCGTCTTGAGTTCTCACAATATTCATGCAGGAGGATTATTGATGGAAGCAATTCCGATCGGTGGCTTCAAGATGATTGACAAGGGCGAAGCTGATGATAAAATAGTTGCAGTAATGAAAGGTGATCACGCTTTTGGCCACTTCCGCGATATTACAGAATTGCCTCAGGCAGAGGTTAAAAGATTGATGCACTACTTCTTAACATACAAAAATCTACCAGATGAACCTGCAAAATGTAGAATTCAGGAAGTATACGGAGCAGAGCACGCTAAGAAAGTAATTATAGCTTCACAAAAGGATTATGCCAATAAATTTGGTGGCTAA
- a CDS encoding DUF7935 family protein: protein MIDSPYFPYAFALLIAIPFLVYTRQFVYTYIKLKKQQINLLTVKGQSEQRIHAYERITLFLERLKPSNLVSKFDQNLAAHEYLFLVEKTINEEFDYNASQQLYLTKNSWNKVVNCKNNILHLLHKTYENLSNESTLQDFKTVFLMNYMNEQDYISASIEDLRKENLIVN, encoded by the coding sequence ATGATCGATTCGCCCTATTTTCCCTACGCATTTGCGTTGCTTATTGCAATACCTTTTTTGGTTTATACGCGGCAGTTTGTGTACACTTACATTAAATTAAAAAAACAGCAAATCAATTTATTAACTGTTAAAGGCCAGTCGGAACAGCGCATTCATGCTTACGAACGGATCACGCTTTTTCTGGAACGTCTGAAGCCGTCCAACCTGGTTTCAAAATTTGATCAAAATTTAGCTGCACACGAATATCTTTTTTTGGTGGAAAAAACCATTAATGAAGAGTTCGATTATAATGCATCTCAACAGCTTTATCTGACAAAAAATTCTTGGAATAAAGTTGTAAATTGTAAGAATAATATTCTTCATCTGCTTCATAAAACATATGAAAATCTTAGTAATGAAAGTACATTGCAAGATTTTAAAACTGTATTTCTAATGAATTATATGAATGAGCAAGATTATATATCGGCCTCAATTGAAGATTTAAGAAAAGAAAACCTAATCGTAAATTAA
- the radC gene encoding RadC family protein, which translates to MSIKLLAEDDRPREKFLLKGKNSLSDAELLAIIMGSGNREESAVELGRKILNSVGNNWHNLSILQISDLIKFKGVGEAKAISIATALEIGRRRAAQEVPEKIQITNSQDTYKILAPFLADLQTEEFWAIFLNQNNRIIGKSRLSSGGINQSVVDIRILFKNALEHFATGLVVAHNHPSGNLKPSQEDLKITKQITEAGKILNIQLLDHLIIAQNSYLSFADENLL; encoded by the coding sequence ATGTCAATCAAATTACTGGCTGAAGACGACCGACCGCGGGAGAAGTTTTTATTGAAAGGTAAAAATTCACTGTCTGATGCAGAATTATTGGCAATTATTATGGGAAGTGGAAACCGAGAGGAATCTGCCGTTGAACTTGGTCGAAAAATATTGAACTCCGTCGGAAATAACTGGCATAATTTGTCGATTTTGCAAATTTCTGATCTTATAAAATTTAAAGGAGTTGGCGAAGCAAAGGCAATCTCAATTGCCACTGCACTTGAAATAGGCCGGCGCCGGGCAGCTCAGGAAGTTCCAGAAAAAATCCAGATTACAAACAGTCAGGATACTTACAAAATATTAGCACCTTTTTTGGCCGATTTACAAACTGAAGAATTCTGGGCTATTTTTCTAAATCAAAACAACAGAATTATCGGAAAAAGTAGATTGTCATCAGGTGGAATTAATCAATCGGTGGTTGATATCCGGATTCTTTTTAAAAATGCTTTAGAACATTTTGCGACTGGATTAGTGGTTGCTCACAATCATCCATCAGGTAATTTAAAGCCGAGTCAAGAAGATTTGAAAATTACAAAACAAATTACAGAAGCCGGAAAAATTTTAAATATTCAGTTGCTCGATCATTTGATTATTGCGCAAAACTCTTATTTAAGTTTTGCTGATGAAAATTTATTATGA
- a CDS encoding ABC transporter ATP-binding protein, with the protein MIKARNIHKSYGDLEVLKGVDIHIEQGEVISIVGESGAGKSTLLQILGTLDKPTTPKKFDTQIDLAGQSFISMSDRQLSSFRNQNIGFVFQFHQLLPEFSALENVLLPTRIAGKNEKESIEKAYSLFEDLHIAHRIHHKPNEMSGGEAQRTAVARALINSPKIIFADEPTGNLDSKNADDLHQLFFDLRDKYHQTFVIVTHNTHLADTTDRKLVMKDGLIIQGL; encoded by the coding sequence ATGATTAAAGCGCGTAATATTCATAAGTCGTACGGCGATTTAGAAGTTCTGAAAGGAGTTGATATTCATATTGAACAGGGCGAAGTAATTTCAATTGTAGGTGAGTCGGGCGCCGGTAAATCTACATTATTGCAAATTTTAGGAACACTAGATAAACCCACAACACCCAAAAAATTTGATACGCAAATCGACTTGGCTGGTCAATCATTTATCAGCATGAGTGATAGACAACTTTCAAGTTTCCGAAATCAAAACATTGGATTTGTCTTCCAGTTTCATCAGCTTTTACCGGAGTTTTCTGCCTTGGAAAATGTCTTGTTACCGACAAGAATCGCAGGGAAAAATGAGAAAGAATCTATCGAAAAAGCGTATTCTTTATTTGAAGATTTACACATTGCGCACCGAATCCATCACAAACCCAACGAAATGTCGGGTGGTGAAGCACAGCGAACAGCGGTTGCGCGCGCGCTGATCAATTCTCCGAAAATTATTTTTGCTGACGAACCTACGGGGAATCTCGATTCTAAAAACGCTGATGACCTTCACCAATTATTTTTCGATTTGCGAGATAAATATCATCAGACTTTTGTAATTGTAACGCACAACACGCATTTGGCAGATACTACTGACCGCAAACTCGTTATGAAAGATGGTCTTATTATTCAGGGACTTTAA